CCCTCATTGTGGGGAGCTTAAATTTGTTCCTTTTCGCTGTCACTCTAAATTCTGTCCTACCTGCGGCGTCAAATACTGTTCTGACCGGTCTACCAAGATGTCTTTTAAGCTAATTCGTTGTACACACCGTCACTGTGTTTTCACAATTGATGATGATTTACGCCATTTCTTTTTTGAGAACCGCAGCCTTCTCAACTGCCTTTTCCAGGCTGTCCGTAGTGTTATCCTCACTATGTTTTACAAGATAAATAAATCGAAAAACTTCGTTCCTGGCTTTGTCTGTGTTCTCCACACGTTTGGTCGTCCCTTGGAATGGAATCCTCATATCCACTGTCTTCTCACCGAGGGAGGTTTCTCCGACGATGGCTTTTGGCGCATTGTGAAACATTTCAACTACACTTATCTCAGAAAGGCTTTCCAGACTACGCTCCTTGATATAATGGAGAAAAAGATTGGTCCCTCCTTTAAGAAAACCAAAGCTGCCATTTATAAGAAAGACAAAAATGGCTTCTATGTGTATGCAAAACCTAATCTTTGCAATCCTGATACCGTCGTAAAATACATCAGTCGTTACCTTGGTCGTCCTGCCATTGCAACCTCTCGTATCGATTCTTATGATGGTGAAAATGTTACTTTTCACTACAACAAACATGAGGATAATTCCTATGTTGAGAAAACTATTCCCGCGCTGGATTTTATCAAGCTTCTGATTCAACATATTCCGGAAAAGCAT
This DNA window, taken from Variimorphobacter saccharofermentans, encodes the following:
- a CDS encoding IS91 family transposase, with translation MNILQKIFNDHYEEMLYILHPRQSVLENVEKMLNCGDPSFGGTMYGCPHCGELKFVPFRCHSKFCPTCGVKYCSDRSTKMSFKLIRCTHRHCVFTIDDDLRHFFFENRSLLNCLFQAVRSVILTMFYKINKSKNFVPGFVCVLHTFGRPLEWNPHIHCLLTEGGFSDDGFWRIVKHFNYTYLRKAFQTTLLDIMEKKIGPSFKKTKAAIYKKDKNGFYVYAKPNLCNPDTVVKYISRYLGRPAIATSRIDSYDGENVTFHYNKHEDNSYVEKTIPALDFIKLLIQHIPEKHFKMTRYYGLYARHRESDQKLSKAIPKSKHKILLDFKTWRNNILLSFGYD